The following DNA comes from Alkalicoccobacillus plakortidis.
CACCCATGGATAAAGATAATTGGCGTCCCTTCACCTACATCCTCTACGTATACATTCACATTTGGTTCAACCTCTATATAATGTCCCATTTTGATCCTCTCCTCTGAAAATTTCTTTATGTGCATATATGTTCCCCTTTATTAAGGCATTAAACATACACAAAAAAGGCAGGAACCACCGAATCACGGTCCCCACCACCCTACGTTTAAGGCACGATTGAAACAGGTGTTCCAATCGAAACGAGCTTTGATAACTCTAAAACATCTTCATTATACATTCTAATACACCCATGCGAGACAGACTGACCTATAGAGGATGGATCATTGGTACCATGAATACCGTAATGAGGCTTAGATAAACCCATCCAAAACGCACCAAAAGGTCCTCCTGGATTCGGCTGCTTATTCACAATCGTAAACTGTCCAAAAGGAGTCATTGTAGCAAGTTTCCCTACAGCTACTGGGTATGTTTTGACCGCTTTCCCATCCTCATAAAGCGTCAGCTCATGTGTCGAAAGTTTTACCGTAATTGATTTGTTTGGCATTAAACATTCCTCCGTCCTGTATTCTATGCAGGACTGCCACCTAGGATGAATGCTCATTAATATAGGTACGGACAGACTGATTCGGTCGAACAAGAACAAAGTACATCAATATAGCGCCAATCTCACAAAGTAAAATGATGATTGCCATTGGTAAGGCCGTATGACTTCCTGCAATGCCTACAAAAGGGGCTGCAGCTGCACCAACAATGTACTGCATCAGCCCAAGTAATGCTGCAGCACTTCCTGCACTTTTCTCTTGGTCAGCCATCGCAAGAGCAAAACAGGATGGACCAACAATTCCTACGCTTGAAACAGCTAAAAACAAACCAAGCATGACTAGAATTAATTGATTCGTAAATAGAACGGCAAGTAATAAAATAAGTGCCCCACTTACTGCGATTAATAAGCCAACTGCCAAAAGACGTTTTTCTCCTACACGAGCGGCTAAGCGTCCCGTTGTTTGTGATGCAATGATAAGACCTGCACCATTAAGTGCAAACAGAAACCCATAAGTCTGTGCGCTCACACTAAATACATTTTGCAAAACAAAGGATGATCCAGAAATATACGAGAACATGCCTGCTCCGACTAAACCTTGTGTGGCAGCATAGCCAATAAATAGTTTATTACGAATGAGTCCTTTAAACGTTTTAGTCAGATCCCGCATACCTCCCGCAGAGCGGTTTTCAGGAGCGAGCGTATCTGGAAGTCCCACTATTACAGATAGTAGTACCACAAGACCAATACCTGCAAGCACAACAAAAACACCCTGCCACGGCATCCACTGCAACAGTTGGCCACCAACAACAGGCGCCAATATTGGGGCTGCACCTGTTATTAACATCAGCATTGCAAAGAACTTTGTTAAATCAGGTCCTGAATAAAGATCGCGAATACTTGCTCTAGATAGGACAATCCCTGCAGCTCCTGCAAGTCCCTGAATAAACCTCAAAGCAATCAACATCCAAATCGAAGGCGATAAGGCGCAAAGTATCGAGGCAATTGAATAGGCAATGAGGGCGACAATTAACGGTCCCTTTCTTCCACGAACATCACTAATTGGTCCGACAATAATTTGTCCTAGTGCGAGACCTAGCAAACAAGCTGTTAAGCTTAATTGTGTAAAGGAGGCACTTGTTCCGAAATCTTCTTCTATTTGCGGAAAGGCCGGTAAGTACATATCTATGGTTAAAGGACCAAACGCCGCTAAGCTCCCTAATATGAGCAGCGTCCTCAAAAAAGGTATGGATTGTTTATGAGTATGATTTTGATTCATGTTGTATCATCCTTTGCTATCAATACCTCTATTTTACCTTCTCTCATTTTTTCATCAAGAAATTTATAAATATGTGGTTTAGCTATTTTAAAAACCGGGTATTCATCATTCAAGCATACAACGAAGTACCCTCGCTCTCTAATGATATAATTCGCAATTCTGATGATTCGGTCGTATTCACGCTCTTAATCTATGAATAATGCGCATATCTCCCACCTAAGACTCTTTCAAGCAAAATATTTGGCTTATATGCCACCTCAGAGCTTTTGTCATCCGATTTGGCTTTTGTTACGCTAATAAAGTGCAAATCGTGAAAAATATAACATAGAAATAATATTTTTTACTTTATTACCAAAATAGAAGGGGTTGGTTTTTTGAAGTTGAAGATAGGTTACATACTTACAGGGTTGATGTCTGTTGCTTTACTTGGTGCTTGTTCAAGTGTAGGTGGAGACACATTAGAGAAAGTTCAAGATGACGGAAGCGTCACAGTGGGTGTTGCAAATGAACGTCCTTATGGGTACGAAGAAAGTGATGGAGGCGTAACAGGTGCATCCGTTGAAGTAGCTCGGGCTATTTTTGCTGAATTAGGCGTTGATGAATTAGACGGTCAAGTGGTTGAATTTGATGCATTGATCAATGGGGTTAATTCACGCAATTTTGATATTGTCACAGCTGGAGTCTATGTGACGCCCGATCGTTGCGAGAATGCTCTCTTCTCAGAGCCTGATTATCGCATTGGTGAAGGTCTTGCCGTAGCACCTGGTAATCCGCACGATATTAAAAGCTATCAAGATCTAGCTGATAATCCAGATCTTACTGTTACCGTCATGTCAGGTGCAATAGAACTAGATTATCTTCGTGCTATGGGTGTAGATAATTCACAAATTGAACAAGTTTCTAGCATCACAGACAATATTTCAGCATTAACTTCAGGCCGCACAGATGCAATTACAATGACTGATCTTACATTGAGAACAGCGCTTGAAGATCAAGACAATGATAATATCGAGATCGTTGAAGACTTTGAACAGCCTGTCATTGATGGAGAAG
Coding sequences within:
- a CDS encoding L,D-transpeptidase gives rise to the protein MPNKSITVKLSTHELTLYEDGKAVKTYPVAVGKLATMTPFGQFTIVNKQPNPGGPFGAFWMGLSKPHYGIHGTNDPSSIGQSVSHGCIRMYNEDVLELSKLVSIGTPVSIVP
- a CDS encoding multidrug effflux MFS transporter yields the protein MNQNHTHKQSIPFLRTLLILGSLAAFGPLTIDMYLPAFPQIEEDFGTSASFTQLSLTACLLGLALGQIIVGPISDVRGRKGPLIVALIAYSIASILCALSPSIWMLIALRFIQGLAGAAGIVLSRASIRDLYSGPDLTKFFAMLMLITGAAPILAPVVGGQLLQWMPWQGVFVVLAGIGLVVLLSVIVGLPDTLAPENRSAGGMRDLTKTFKGLIRNKLFIGYAATQGLVGAGMFSYISGSSFVLQNVFSVSAQTYGFLFALNGAGLIIASQTTGRLAARVGEKRLLAVGLLIAVSGALILLLAVLFTNQLILVMLGLFLAVSSVGIVGPSCFALAMADQEKSAGSAAALLGLMQYIVGAAAAPFVGIAGSHTALPMAIIILLCEIGAILMYFVLVRPNQSVRTYINEHSS
- the ehuB gene encoding ectoine/hydroxyectoine ABC transporter substrate-binding protein EhuB, with amino-acid sequence MKLKIGYILTGLMSVALLGACSSVGGDTLEKVQDDGSVTVGVANERPYGYEESDGGVTGASVEVARAIFAELGVDELDGQVVEFDALINGVNSRNFDIVTAGVYVTPDRCENALFSEPDYRIGEGLAVAPGNPHDIKSYQDLADNPDLTVTVMSGAIELDYLRAMGVDNSQIEQVSSITDNISALTSGRTDAITMTDLTLRTALEDQDNDNIEIVEDFEQPVIDGEEVYGYGAAVFHPEDEEFRDAYNEKLEELKESGRILEIMEPFGFTEDNMVTDMTTDELCAG